A window from Cellulomonas sp. C5510 encodes these proteins:
- a CDS encoding acylphosphatase, whose translation MAARTVVVHGVVQGVGFRASMAAEARHLGVTGHVRNRPDGTVEAHVEGPQDAVAALVDWARRGPRFAEVTHVDVRDAVPSGAETFVVER comes from the coding sequence GTGGCCGCCCGGACCGTCGTCGTGCACGGGGTCGTCCAGGGTGTCGGGTTCCGCGCGTCGATGGCGGCGGAGGCCCGGCACCTGGGCGTGACCGGGCACGTCCGGAACCGCCCCGACGGCACCGTCGAGGCGCACGTCGAGGGCCCGCAGGACGCGGTCGCGGCGCTGGTGGACTGGGCTCGCCGCGGGCCCCGGTTCGCCGAGGTGACGCACGTCGACGTGCGCGACGCCGTGCCCTCGGGCGCCGAGACCTTCGTCGTCGAGCGCTGA
- a CDS encoding FAD-binding oxidoreductase, which produces MTTDLAAGAPLDTSALDELRAALTGTLVAPGDPAWDAARLPWNVLVDQRPLAVVQAADAHDVAVTVRWAAAHHVPVTAQPNGHGASRLLDGAVLVRTTALDDIWVDADARVARVGAGVRWGDLQVALDGTGLTGLVGSNPDVTVVGYCLGGGLSWFSRAHGTGAGSVRAVEVVDATGTHRWVRGDDPADADLLWALRGGGGDFALVTAVELDLFPAPQVYGGLLAFPAEAAPAVLRAFRQITRDAPEALTTWAAVLHLPDAPVVPEPMRGLSLALLLATYLGDPGEAERLLAPARAAGPVLRDTFRPLAPGEVGLLAEEPVDPSPAVLAGTRLHTFDEAAAARLLEVAGAGSGTPLMQVQVRHVGGALARERVPSAAGTADEPYLLSGLAIVPVPEAYGPVTGALDGLFAAMDPWSTGTAPLTFLDRDETVARAYPPATVDRLRAVKAAVDPAGLFRSNRPVNP; this is translated from the coding sequence ATGACCACGGACCTGGCGGCCGGAGCGCCGCTCGACACCTCTGCCCTCGACGAGCTGCGCGCGGCGCTGACCGGCACGCTCGTCGCACCCGGCGACCCCGCGTGGGACGCCGCACGCCTGCCCTGGAACGTGCTGGTCGACCAGCGCCCGCTCGCCGTCGTCCAGGCGGCCGACGCGCACGACGTCGCGGTGACCGTCCGCTGGGCCGCCGCGCACCACGTCCCTGTCACGGCCCAGCCCAACGGCCACGGCGCCAGCCGCCTGCTCGACGGCGCGGTCCTCGTCCGCACCACCGCGCTCGACGACATCTGGGTGGACGCCGACGCCCGCGTCGCCCGCGTCGGGGCCGGGGTGCGGTGGGGCGACCTGCAGGTCGCGCTGGACGGCACCGGCCTGACCGGGCTCGTGGGCTCGAACCCCGACGTCACGGTGGTCGGGTACTGCCTCGGCGGCGGTCTGTCCTGGTTCAGCCGCGCCCATGGCACGGGAGCCGGGTCGGTCCGCGCGGTCGAGGTGGTCGACGCCACCGGGACGCACCGCTGGGTCCGGGGCGACGACCCTGCCGACGCCGACCTGCTGTGGGCCCTGCGCGGCGGCGGCGGCGACTTCGCCCTCGTGACCGCCGTCGAGCTGGACCTGTTCCCCGCCCCGCAGGTGTACGGCGGCCTGCTGGCCTTCCCGGCGGAGGCGGCGCCCGCGGTGCTCCGCGCGTTCCGGCAGATCACGCGGGACGCTCCCGAGGCGCTCACCACCTGGGCCGCCGTGCTGCACCTGCCGGACGCGCCCGTGGTGCCCGAGCCGATGCGCGGGCTGTCCCTGGCGCTGCTGCTCGCCACCTACCTCGGCGACCCGGGGGAGGCGGAGCGGCTGCTCGCCCCTGCGCGGGCCGCCGGTCCCGTGCTCCGCGACACGTTCCGCCCGCTCGCGCCCGGCGAGGTCGGGCTGCTCGCCGAGGAGCCCGTCGACCCGAGCCCCGCCGTGCTCGCCGGCACGCGGCTGCACACCTTCGACGAGGCAGCCGCCGCCCGGCTGCTCGAGGTCGCCGGCGCCGGCTCCGGGACGCCGCTCATGCAGGTGCAGGTCCGGCACGTCGGCGGCGCCCTCGCACGCGAGCGGGTGCCGTCCGCCGCCGGGACGGCCGACGAGCCGTACCTGCTCTCGGGCCTGGCGATCGTCCCCGTGCCCGAGGCGTACGGCCCCGTGACCGGCGCGCTCGACGGGCTGTTCGCGGCGATGGACCCGTGGAGCACCGGGACGGCGCCGCTGACGTTCCTCGACCGGGACGAGACGGTCGCGCGGGCGTACCCGCCGGCGACGGTCGACCGGCTGCGCGCGGTCAAGGCCGCGGTGGACCCGGCAGGACTGTTCCGCAGCAACCGCCCGGTCAACCCCTGA
- a CDS encoding helix-turn-helix transcriptional regulator, translated as MATLRTEPVRAGLDGLARAGLDWRAFARGAIDLLGAAIPHDAACIGPVDPDTGLLTGSVKRNIGDDRDAEFLEHEYVTDHVNLFRSLARQANPVGILADDTGGDPRSSSRHREMFVPHWSLDHEMRASARTDGTPWAAVALYRSGGSSGFSPAEADFLARVAGTLAVGVRAGLVTAAASRLADDGASGAGGRVAGPAVLVVDADNTVCQTTPAAEARVAELGGTRWDSLPTPVAAITSAARALGDGRLRTVPRLRVRTPAGQWLVVHAAPLAARDGGRRQVVVTLEEARPPEIVPLVVAAFGLTGRERDVVAGVLHGDSTQEIGRALHLSPWTVQDHLKAVFDKAGVGSRRELVARVYFDHYAPRYAAELTPSGWYA; from the coding sequence ATGGCGACTCTGCGGACCGAGCCCGTCCGCGCCGGGCTCGACGGTCTCGCGCGGGCGGGCCTCGACTGGCGCGCGTTCGCGCGCGGCGCGATCGACCTGCTCGGCGCGGCGATCCCCCACGACGCGGCCTGCATCGGGCCCGTCGACCCGGACACCGGGCTGCTGACCGGGTCGGTCAAGCGCAACATCGGCGACGACCGCGACGCGGAGTTCCTCGAGCACGAGTACGTCACCGACCACGTGAACCTGTTCCGGTCGCTCGCCCGGCAGGCGAACCCCGTGGGCATCCTCGCCGACGACACCGGCGGCGACCCCCGCAGCAGCAGCCGGCACCGGGAGATGTTCGTGCCGCACTGGTCGCTCGACCACGAGATGCGGGCGTCCGCCCGGACGGACGGCACCCCGTGGGCCGCGGTCGCGCTGTACCGGTCCGGCGGGTCCAGCGGGTTCTCCCCCGCGGAGGCCGACTTCCTCGCGCGGGTGGCCGGCACGCTCGCGGTGGGCGTGCGGGCGGGACTCGTCACGGCTGCCGCGAGCCGGCTCGCGGACGACGGCGCCTCCGGGGCGGGGGGCCGGGTCGCCGGACCCGCCGTGCTCGTGGTCGACGCCGACAACACGGTCTGCCAGACGACCCCGGCCGCGGAGGCCCGCGTCGCCGAGCTCGGCGGCACGCGCTGGGACTCGCTCCCGACGCCGGTCGCCGCCATCACGTCCGCCGCGCGGGCCCTGGGCGACGGCCGCCTCCGGACCGTCCCCCGGCTGCGCGTGCGCACGCCGGCGGGCCAGTGGCTCGTCGTGCACGCGGCGCCGCTCGCGGCGCGCGACGGCGGCCGGCGGCAGGTGGTCGTGACGCTGGAGGAGGCCCGGCCGCCGGAGATCGTGCCGCTGGTGGTCGCGGCGTTCGGGCTGACCGGCCGCGAGCGCGACGTCGTCGCCGGCGTGCTGCACGGCGACAGCACGCAGGAGATCGGCCGGGCCCTGCACCTGTCGCCGTGGACCGTGCAGGACCACCTGAAGGCCGTGTTCGACAAGGCCGGGGTCGGCAGCCGGCGGGAGCTCGTCGCGCGGGTCTACTTCGACCACTACGCGCCGCGGTACGCCGCTGAGCTCACGCCGTCCGGCTGGTACGCCTGA
- a CDS encoding GNAT family N-acetyltransferase, translating to MHLRLIPLSDVTPADVEAWHRLADHAVWPNMYLDPRFLVPARHRGEDASDVRVVVVQEGGEWLAALAVSTKPVARRVPVLAATTGGAFTTVHSDRHHPLLLRGREAEALEALLRGLTSVGLPGLVQLRRFPGQGPLADTLAEVLRRTPMRAWERRRDTGAFAPREALTVPELPPLTDGVLVDPPLATDHMATDERRNMRRGVRGLVRETGGPLELHDVSADPGAEDAFVELQAAGWKGDVALGGSALRLDPRAERWFREVVALFRRDGDATVLRLTAGGQTLWHGYALRSGGAYFGFLDAYAEQHRRYSPGAIGRIANLTYLFATTDAPFFDPGFDSRYAAGARLFPESRPVVDVLVSTRGLTARTVLRAAPAARRLGLLAS from the coding sequence ATGCACCTGAGGCTCATCCCGCTGTCCGACGTGACACCCGCCGACGTGGAGGCGTGGCACCGCCTCGCCGACCACGCGGTGTGGCCGAACATGTACCTCGACCCGCGCTTCCTCGTGCCCGCCCGGCACCGCGGCGAGGACGCGTCCGACGTCCGCGTCGTCGTCGTCCAGGAGGGCGGCGAGTGGCTCGCCGCCCTCGCCGTCAGCACCAAGCCGGTCGCGCGGCGTGTGCCCGTGCTCGCCGCGACCACCGGTGGCGCGTTCACCACCGTGCACTCCGACCGGCACCACCCGCTGCTGCTGCGCGGCCGCGAGGCCGAGGCGCTGGAGGCGCTGCTGCGCGGCCTGACGTCGGTCGGGCTGCCGGGGCTGGTGCAGCTGCGGCGCTTCCCCGGTCAGGGGCCGCTGGCCGACACGCTGGCCGAGGTGCTGCGGCGCACGCCGATGCGCGCGTGGGAGCGGCGGCGCGACACCGGCGCGTTCGCCCCGCGGGAGGCGCTGACGGTCCCGGAGCTCCCGCCGCTCACCGACGGCGTGCTGGTCGACCCGCCGCTCGCCACCGACCACATGGCGACCGACGAGCGCCGCAACATGCGCCGGGGCGTGCGTGGCCTGGTCCGTGAGACCGGCGGGCCCCTGGAGCTGCACGACGTGTCCGCCGACCCGGGTGCCGAGGACGCGTTCGTCGAGCTGCAGGCCGCCGGCTGGAAGGGCGACGTCGCGCTGGGCGGTTCGGCGCTGCGGCTGGACCCGCGGGCCGAGCGGTGGTTCCGCGAGGTGGTCGCGCTGTTCCGGCGGGACGGAGACGCCACGGTCCTGCGCCTCACCGCCGGGGGCCAGACGCTCTGGCACGGGTACGCGCTGCGGTCCGGCGGGGCGTACTTCGGGTTCCTGGACGCCTACGCGGAGCAGCACCGGCGGTACAGCCCCGGCGCGATCGGGCGGATCGCCAACCTCACGTACCTGTTCGCCACCACGGACGCGCCGTTCTTCGACCCGGGGTTCGACTCCCGCTACGCGGCGGGCGCGCGCCTGTTCCCGGAGTCCCGACCTGTGGTGGACGTGCTGGTCTCGACCCGGGGCCTCACCGCGCGCACCGTCCTGCGCGCGGCACCGGCCGCCCGCCGGCTGGGGCTGCTGGCCTCCTGA
- a CDS encoding HAD hydrolase family protein → MAPRARPRIVFLDIDGTYADRGVVPPGHVRAVAAARAAGNRVLLCTGRPRSMLTRHILAAGFDGMVASAGGYVEVGGEVLRDQRFPRDLAERVITVLDAHDAAYVLEAPEALYGRPDVRRRLGELLGGHLRDPDTAADGQSALLEALRVPARLEECSFAKVTYVGAASPWRVVADALGEGLDLLPSSITGLGETAGEIQLAGVHKALGIQTVLDHLGADREDVVAFGDGPNDLEMLEYAGTSVAIAGADPRLLALADHVAAGPAAEGLASAFAELGLV, encoded by the coding sequence ATGGCTCCCCGCGCACGGCCCCGCATCGTGTTCCTCGACATCGACGGCACCTACGCCGACCGCGGCGTCGTCCCGCCGGGGCACGTCCGGGCCGTGGCCGCCGCACGTGCCGCCGGGAACCGCGTCCTGCTGTGCACGGGCAGGCCGCGCTCGATGCTGACCCGGCACATCCTCGCCGCGGGGTTCGACGGGATGGTCGCGTCCGCCGGCGGCTACGTCGAGGTCGGCGGCGAGGTGCTGCGCGACCAGCGCTTCCCGCGGGACCTCGCGGAGCGCGTCATCACCGTGCTCGACGCCCACGACGCCGCCTACGTGCTGGAGGCCCCCGAGGCGCTGTACGGGCGGCCCGACGTCCGGCGGCGGCTCGGCGAGCTGCTCGGCGGGCACCTGCGCGACCCGGACACCGCGGCGGACGGGCAGAGCGCCCTCCTCGAGGCGCTGCGCGTACCGGCGCGCCTCGAGGAGTGCTCCTTCGCCAAGGTCACGTACGTCGGCGCCGCGTCCCCGTGGCGCGTCGTGGCGGACGCCCTCGGCGAGGGTCTCGACCTGCTGCCCTCCTCCATCACCGGGCTCGGCGAGACCGCCGGGGAGATCCAGCTCGCCGGCGTCCACAAGGCGCTCGGCATCCAGACGGTGCTCGACCACCTCGGCGCCGACCGCGAGGACGTCGTGGCGTTCGGCGACGGGCCGAACGACCTGGAGATGCTCGAGTACGCCGGCACGTCCGTCGCGATCGCCGGCGCCGACCCGCGCCTGCTGGCCCTGGCGGACCACGTGGCCGCCGGGCCGGCGGCCGAGGGCCTGGCGTCGGCGTTCGCGGAGCTCGGCCTGGTCTGA
- a CDS encoding ABC transporter ATP-binding protein, protein MNPVLEVTDLRVAIGPTPIVRGVSLSVEPGQTLGIVGESGSGKSMTVLAATGLLDAPGARVSGSSVLGAPVGGGAGGAGGTTQLVGASARTLRSVHGDRIGFVFQDPSTSLNPILTLERQITESLEAHRGLTGRAARARALELLEAVGIPDPERRLASYPHQLSGGQRQRVMIAVALACDPALLIADEPTTALDVTTQAQVVDLVRDLQHRFGTAVVWISHDLGLIGQVADDVTVLRDGVQLETQPVIDLVDRPRDPYTRELLAARPLLGQSRPAPGPADAEVLLAVEGLDVRFDVRGPAGRAQVHAVDDVSFQVRRGHTLGIVGESGSGKSTIAGVLTGLTSPRAGTAELDGVDVLHQRGAALKALRRRIAMVFQDPYSSLNGRSTVGTSVAEPLRVHGLARGREATARRVGELLELVDLPASWASRYPHELSGGQRQRVSIARALALEPDLVILDESTASLDVSIQARVLELLARLQAELGLTYLFIAHDLAVVERVSHDVLVLREGRTVEHRPAAELFADPRHDYTRALLAAVPPVRPRVGRAAAG, encoded by the coding sequence ATGAACCCCGTCCTCGAGGTGACGGACCTGCGGGTCGCGATCGGCCCGACGCCGATCGTCCGCGGCGTGTCGCTCTCCGTGGAACCCGGGCAGACCCTGGGCATCGTCGGGGAGTCCGGCTCCGGCAAGTCGATGACCGTGCTCGCCGCGACCGGGCTGCTGGACGCGCCCGGGGCGCGGGTGTCGGGCAGCAGCGTGCTCGGCGCGCCGGTGGGTGGCGGGGCCGGCGGCGCGGGCGGGACGACGCAGCTCGTCGGCGCCTCCGCCCGCACGCTGCGGTCCGTCCACGGCGACCGCATCGGGTTCGTGTTCCAGGACCCGTCGACGTCGCTCAACCCGATCCTCACGCTCGAGCGGCAGATCACCGAGAGCCTGGAGGCGCACCGCGGCCTGACCGGCCGGGCCGCGCGCGCCCGGGCGCTGGAGCTGCTGGAGGCCGTCGGCATCCCCGACCCGGAGCGCAGGCTCGCGTCGTACCCGCACCAGCTCTCGGGAGGTCAGCGGCAGCGGGTGATGATCGCCGTGGCGCTGGCGTGCGACCCGGCCCTGCTCATCGCCGACGAGCCCACGACGGCCCTCGACGTCACCACGCAGGCGCAGGTGGTGGACCTGGTGCGCGACCTCCAGCACCGGTTCGGCACGGCGGTCGTGTGGATCAGCCACGACCTCGGGCTCATCGGCCAGGTCGCCGACGACGTCACGGTGCTCCGGGACGGCGTGCAGCTCGAGACGCAGCCGGTGATCGACCTGGTGGACCGGCCGCGCGACCCGTACACCCGCGAGCTGCTCGCCGCCCGCCCGCTGCTCGGGCAGTCCCGCCCGGCGCCCGGGCCGGCGGACGCCGAGGTGCTGCTCGCCGTCGAGGGCCTCGACGTGCGCTTCGACGTCCGCGGCCCCGCCGGGCGTGCGCAGGTGCACGCGGTCGACGACGTCTCGTTCCAGGTCCGGCGCGGTCACACGCTCGGCATCGTGGGGGAGTCGGGGTCGGGCAAGTCGACGATCGCCGGCGTCCTCACCGGGCTGACCAGCCCGCGCGCCGGCACGGCGGAGCTCGACGGGGTCGACGTGCTGCACCAGCGGGGTGCTGCCCTGAAGGCGCTGCGCCGGCGGATCGCGATGGTGTTCCAGGACCCGTACTCGTCGCTGAACGGCCGGTCGACGGTCGGGACGTCCGTCGCCGAGCCGCTGCGGGTCCACGGGCTGGCCCGGGGGCGGGAGGCGACGGCCCGACGGGTGGGCGAGCTGCTGGAGCTGGTGGACCTGCCGGCGTCGTGGGCGTCCCGCTACCCGCACGAGCTGTCCGGCGGGCAGCGGCAGCGGGTGTCGATCGCGCGGGCGCTCGCGCTCGAGCCGGACCTGGTGATCCTCGACGAGTCGACCGCCTCGCTGGACGTGTCGATCCAGGCCCGCGTGCTGGAGCTCCTCGCCCGGCTGCAGGCGGAGCTCGGGCTGACGTACCTGTTCATCGCGCACGACCTCGCCGTGGTCGAGCGGGTCAGCCACGACGTGCTGGTGCTCAGGGAGGGGCGCACGGTGGAGCACCGCCCGGCGGCCGAGCTGTTCGCGGACCCGCGGCACGACTACACCCGCGCGCTGCTCGCGGCTGTCCCGCCGGTGCGGCCGCGGGTGGGCCGGGCCGCGGCGGGGTAG